Proteins encoded together in one Ipomoea triloba cultivar NCNSP0323 chromosome 4, ASM357664v1 window:
- the LOC116017550 gene encoding heavy metal-associated isoprenylated plant protein 16-like, translated as MKQKIVVRIPNLNAEKIRAKAMKIVAKLEGVGSITVQGESMEEIMVIGEVDAVEMTNRLRKKLGSAELISVDKVVSEETSTADNNSSSSVVEEVPQPEWFSPYYSSYYPQYLPCYSLY; from the exons ATGAAGCAG AAAATAGTGGTCAGAATCCCCAACCTAAATGCCGAGAAGATCCGCGCCAAAGCTATGAAAATAGTCGCGAAACTAGAAG GCGTGGGATCAATCACGGTGCAAGGTGAAAGCATGGAGGAGATAATGGTGATCGGAGAAGTCGATGCGGTTGAGATGACAAATCGGTTGAGGAAGAAGCTGGGTTCGGCTGAGCTGATCAGTGTGGATAAAGTAGTCAGTGAGGAGACGAGTACGGCGGATAATAATAGCAGCAGTAGTGTCGTAGAAGAAGTGCCGCAGCCGGAGTGGTTTTCGCCGTATTACAGTTCCTATTATCCACAATACTTGCCGTGCTATTCATTGTATTGA
- the LOC116017723 gene encoding phosphomannomutase, with amino-acid sequence MAARKPGLIALFDVDGTLTAPRKVVTPKMLEFMRELRKVVTVGVVGGSDLIKISEQLGSSVINDYDYVFSENGLVAHHDGKLIGTQSLKSFLGDEKLKEFISFTLHYIADLDIPIKRGTFIEFRSGMLNVSPIGRNCSQEERDEFERYDKVHKIREKMVTVLREKFAHLDLTFSIGGQISFDVFPRGWDKTYCLQYLDGFSEIHFFGDKTYKGGNDFEIFVSEKTVGHTVTSPEDTAKQCTELFLC; translated from the exons ATGGCGGCAAGGAAGCCTGGTTTGATTGCTCTCTTTGATGTCGATGGTACACTCACTGCGCCCCGGAAG GTGGTTACTCCAAAAATGTTAGAGTTCATGCGGGAGCTGAGAAAG GTGGTCACAGTTGGTGTTGTTGGAGGATCTGACCTCATTAAGATATCAGAACAGCTTGGGAGTTCTG TTATAAATGATTATGATTATGTTTTCTCTGAGAATGGACTTGTAGCACATCATGATGGGAAGCTCATTGGCACTCAG AGCTTGAAGTCCTTTCTTGGAGATGAAAAACTCAAG GAATTCATTAGTTTTACTCTCCACTACATTGCGGACCTGGATATCCCAATAAAAAG GGGAACATTCATTGAGTTCCGCAGTGGCATGCTTAATGTGTCACCAATTGGAAGGAATTGTAGTCAGGAAGAACGAGATGAGTTTGAAAGATATGACAAG GTTCACAAGATACGGGAAAAAATGGTTACAGTGCTTCGTGAAAAATTCGCACACCTTGATCTCACCTTTTCCATTGGTGGCCAGATCAGCTTTGAT GTTTTCCCTCGTGGCTGGGATAAGACGTATTGCTTGCAATACCTTGATGGTTTTAGTGAAATTCACTTTTTTGGTGACAAAACATACAAG GGAGGAAATGACTTTGAGATTTTTGTGTCTGAGAAAACTGTTGGTCACACAG TGACTAGCCCAGAAGACACGGCCAAGCAGTGTACAGAGCTGTTCCTATGCTAG
- the LOC116016970 gene encoding NAD-dependent malic enzyme 59 kDa isoform, mitochondrial yields the protein MWRAARSAVSSLRRRRCSRWYSTAIPGPCIVHKRGADILHDPWFNKDTGFPLTERDRLGLRGLLPPRVISFQQQYSRFMESFRSLEKNTQGQPESSVSLAKWRILNRLHDRNETLYYRVLIDNIKDFAPIVYTPTVGLVCQNYSGLFRRPRGMYFSAKDKGEMMSMIYNWPSQQVDMIVITDGSRILGLGDLGVQGIGIPIGKLDMYVAAAGINPQRVLPVMLDVGTNNQRLLEDRLYLGLRQPRLEGEEYLSIVDEFMEAVHARWPKAVVQFEDFQAKWAFETLHRYRKRFCMFNDDIQGTAGVALAGLLGTVRAQGRPLTDFANQKIVVVGAGSAGLGVLNMAMQAVSRMSGPSAHPQFFLLDKNGLITKDRKNIDPVALPFAKDQHEIEGLGLREGEGLLEVVKKVKPHVLLGLSAVGGLFNEEVLKAMRDSDSSKPAIFAMSNPTNNAECTAADAFKHAGPNIVFGSGSPFANVDLGNGKIGYVNQANNMYLFPGIGLGALLSGARIISDTMLEAAAERLASYMSDEEVQKGLLYPSIDNIRDITAEVGAAVLRAAVAEELAEGHGEVGPKDLQHMSKEESVEYIRSNMWDPIYSPLVHET from the exons ATGTGGAGAGCGGCTCGATCTGCGGTGTCAagtctccgccgccgccgctgctcGCGGTGGTACTCGACGGCGATTCCGGGACCGTGTATTGTCCACAAGCGCGGTGCTGATATTCTCCATGATCCGTGGTTCAATAAG GATACAGGCTTCCCTTTGACTGAAAGAGATCGACTAGGACTTCGTGGTCTACTTCCACCACGTGTCATATCTTTTCAACAGCAATATTCTCGTTTCA TGGAGTCATTTCGATCTCTTGAAAAGAATACTCAAGGACAACCAGAGAGTAGTGTATCATTAGCAAAATGGAGGATCTTGAATAGATTACATGACAGGAATGAGACATTGTACTACCGA GTTCTTATTGATAACATTAAAGATTTTGCTCCTATAGTATACACTCCAACGGTGGGATTGGTATGCCAAAACTACTCAGGGTTGTTCAGGCGCCCACGTGGGATGTATTTTAGCGCCAAAGATAAGGGAGAGATGATGTCAATGATCTATAACTGGCCTTCTCAACAG GTAGACATGATTGTCATTACAGATGGAAGTAGAATTCTTGGTCTAGGTGATCTTGGAGTTCAGGGAATCGGCATACCGATTGGCAAACTTGACATGTATGTTGCGGCAGCTGGTATCAATCCACAAAGA GTTCTTCCTGTTATGCTTGATGTTGGAACAAACAATCAGAGGCTTCTTGAAGACCGTCTTT ATCTGGGATTGCGACAACCTAGGTTAGAAGGAGAAGAATATTTGTCAATAGTTGATGAATTTATGGAAGCTGTTCATGCTCGTTGGCCGAAGGCTGTTGTGCAG TTTGAGGATTTTCAAGCAAAGTGGGCGTTTGAGACTCTACATCGCTATCGAAAAAGGTTTTGCATGTTCAATGATGACATACAG GGAACTGCTGGCGTTGCTCTAGCAGGTCTATTAGGAACTGTCAGAGCACAGGGGCGGCCATTGACTGATTTTGCCAACCAAAAGATAGTCGTGGTAGGAGCAGGAAG TGCAGGGCTTGGTGTTCTTAACATGGCAATGCAGGCTGTTTCGAGAATGTCTGGACCATCTGCACATCCTCAATTTTTCCTTCTGGATAAAAAT GGTCTCATCACAAAAGATAGGAAGAATATTGATCCAGTTGCCTTGCCTTTTGCCAAAGACCAACATGAGATTGAGGGACTAGGACTTCGTGAGGGTGAAGGGCTCCTTGAAGTG GTTAAAAAGGTCAAGCCTCATGTGCTTCTTGGTTTGTCTGCAGTCGGTGGTCTCTTCAATGAAGAG GTGCTTAAGGCCATGCGGGATTCAGATTCCTCTAAACCTGCTATATTTGCAATGTCAAACCCCACAAACAATG CTGAATGCACTGCTGCTGATGCTTTTAAGCACGCTGGTCCAAATATTGTCTTTGGTAGCGGGAGCCCCTTTGCCAATGTTGACCTTG GGAATGGAAAAATAGGATATGTAAATCAAGCAAACAATATGTACCTCTTCCCAGG GATTGGTTTGGGAGCTCTTCTTTCTGGTGCTCGAATAATTTCTGACACAATGTTGGAAGCTGCTGCAGAGCG CCTTGCTTCTTATATGTCAGACGAAGAAGTCCAAAAGGGACTCTTATATCCATCCATCGATAA CATCCGGGATATTACAGCAGAGGTTGGCGCTGCTGTTCTTCGAGCAGCTGTTGCTGAAGAACTGGCGGAAGGACATGGCGAAGTGGGACCCAAAGATCTACAACATATGTCAAAG GAGGAGAGTGTTGAATATATCCGAAGCAATATGTGGGACCCTATTTACAGTCCTCTTGTTCACGAGACCTGA
- the LOC116015332 gene encoding methionine adenosyltransferase 2 subunit beta, which translates to MSEKKVLIVGGTGYLGQHLLQGFTEVLHSLPYSLSLAFTYHTNPPSKPLLDGIPQALPFHVDLRTGHGFDAISKNLGQPDVVINCAALSIPRACEADPEAALAINVPYALVRWLSSFDENKTFLIHLSTDQVYEGTKSFYKEEDETIPVNAYGKSKVVAEQLILTNCPNFAILRSSIIFGPQTISPVPKSLPIQWIDSVLAKGEKMDFFHDEFRCPVYVRDLVTIIQTLTNGWISESKPMQLLVNVGGPDRVSRVQMAEAVAEIRGYNASINPVSSSSVDRGVKSPADISMDITKLIQTLGVSPTGFKEGVKLTLEAEDASKRQ; encoded by the exons atgagtgaGAAGAAGGTGTTGATTGTAGGAGGCACAGGCTATTTGGGGCAGCACTTGCTACAAGGATTCACTGAGGTCCTGCACTCTCTTCCATATTCTCTCTCGCTAGCATTCACCTACCACACCAATCCTCCTTCTAAGCCATTGCTGGATGGCATTCCCCAGGCTCTCCCTTTTCATGTGGATTTGCGCACTGGACATGGCTTTGATGCCATCTCAAAGAACTTAGGGCAG CCTGATGTTGTGATTAATTGTGCTGCGCTTTCCATTCCACGCGCCTGTGAAGCTGATCCTGAGGCTGCCCTGGCTATCAATGTGCCCTATGCTCTTGTTCGATGGTTGTCAAGTTTTGACGAGAACAAGACTTTTCTGATCCATTTATCTACTGATCAGG TTTATGAAGGGACAAAATCCTTTTACAAGGAAGAGGATGAGACAATTCCTGTGAATGCTTATGGGAAATCGAAGGTGGTGGCAGAGCAGCTTATATTGACAAATTGCCCAAACTTTGCAATTCTAAGAAGCAGTATCATTTTTGGGCCTCAGACCATATCCCCCGTTCCAAAGTCACTGCCAATTCAG TGGATCGATAGTGTCCTTGCCAAGGGGGAAAAGATGGATTTTTTTCATGATGAGTTTCGTTGCCCTGTGTATGTCAGGGATCTAGTAACCATCATACAGACGTTGACTAACGGATGGATCTCAG AGAGCAAGCCAATGCAATTGCTTGTAAATGTTGGTGGACCAGATAGGGTTTCCAGGGTTCAGATGGCCGAAGCTGTTGCAGAAATTAGAGGCTATAATGCATCGATCAACCCAGTTTCTTCATCATCG GTCGACCGTGGTGTGAAGTCCCCTGCAGACATATCCATGGATATCACTAAGCTAATTCAGACCCTCGGTGTTTCACCAACGGGATTCAAAGAAGGTGTCAAGTTGACGCTAGAAGCTGAAGATGCTTCCAAACGCCAGTAA
- the LOC116017087 gene encoding uncharacterized protein LOC116017087 isoform X2, with protein sequence MLMGHAEGLPRLGSSPEFLLSDPVSEKDEEADTPTEILYMASFEELASKNVMYDTIMWVFISLMLVLAWGIGIFMLLYLPIRRYVLQREISSRKLFVTPDKIVYKVSRPSFIPCCGGVKFERQVPLSRVIDIIIEQGCLQSMFGLHTFRIESVVRGKHAPVDELLVQGLYKPRLLRKVIITEASKGRQEVGGSWKPASEGTEVENMVASPSKARKMMGSPCRITAEHRGVAPSELLLHKLDEVSESVKKLEFLLEKPHASPGNS encoded by the exons ATGTTGATGGGTCATGCTGAAGGGCTGCCAAGGCTGGGATCATCCCCGGAGTTTCTGCTTTCTGATCCTGTTTCAGAGAAGGATGAGGAAGCTGATACTCCTACTGAGATACTATACATGGCTTCCTTTGAGGAACTTGCTTCAAAGAATGTTATGTATGACACCATAATGTGGGTTTTTATATCCCTCATGTTGGTCTTAGCTTGGGGTATTGGAATCTTCATGTTACTCTATCTGCCCATCAGGAGATATGTTCTTCAGAGGGAAATTTCTTCGCGCAAGCTGTTTGTTACTCCGGATAAGATAGTGTATAAG GTGTCGAGACCTTCGTTCATCCCGTGCTGCGGTGGAGTGAAATTTGAAAGGCAGGTGCCGCTTTCAAGGGTGATCGATATTATTATTGAACAAG GTTGCTTGCAGTCAATGTTTGGACTACATACCTTTAGGATTGAAAGCGTAGTACGTGGCAAACATGCACCAGTTGATGAACTACTGGTGCAAGGTTTATACAAGCCGAGACTTTTGAGGAAG GTAATTATCACTGAGGCTTCCAAGGGCAGGCAAGAAGTTGGAGGGAGTTGGAAACCGGCAAGTGAAGGCACTGAGGTTGAAAATATGGTGGCATCGCCATCTAAAGCACGGAAG ATGATGGGTTCACCATGCCGTATAACAGCTGAGCATAGAGGTGTTGCTCCGTCTGAGTTGCTGCTTCATAAGCTCGATGAAGTTAGTGAATCAGTAAAG AAACTCGAGTTTCTCTTAGAGAAGCCGCATGCCTCTCCGGGAAACAGCTAA
- the LOC116017087 gene encoding uncharacterized protein LOC116017087 isoform X1, whose protein sequence is MLMGHAEGLPRLGSSPEFLLSDPVSEKDEEADTPTEILYMASFEELASKNVMYDTIMWVFISLMLVLAWGIGIFMLLYLPIRRYVLQREISSRKLFVTPDKIVYKVSRPSFIPCCGGVKFERQVPLSRVIDIIIEQGCLQSMFGLHTFRIESVVRGKHAPVDELLVQGLYKPRLLRKQVIITEASKGRQEVGGSWKPASEGTEVENMVASPSKARKMMGSPCRITAEHRGVAPSELLLHKLDEVSESVKKLEFLLEKPHASPGNS, encoded by the exons ATGTTGATGGGTCATGCTGAAGGGCTGCCAAGGCTGGGATCATCCCCGGAGTTTCTGCTTTCTGATCCTGTTTCAGAGAAGGATGAGGAAGCTGATACTCCTACTGAGATACTATACATGGCTTCCTTTGAGGAACTTGCTTCAAAGAATGTTATGTATGACACCATAATGTGGGTTTTTATATCCCTCATGTTGGTCTTAGCTTGGGGTATTGGAATCTTCATGTTACTCTATCTGCCCATCAGGAGATATGTTCTTCAGAGGGAAATTTCTTCGCGCAAGCTGTTTGTTACTCCGGATAAGATAGTGTATAAG GTGTCGAGACCTTCGTTCATCCCGTGCTGCGGTGGAGTGAAATTTGAAAGGCAGGTGCCGCTTTCAAGGGTGATCGATATTATTATTGAACAAG GTTGCTTGCAGTCAATGTTTGGACTACATACCTTTAGGATTGAAAGCGTAGTACGTGGCAAACATGCACCAGTTGATGAACTACTGGTGCAAGGTTTATACAAGCCGAGACTTTTGAGGAAG CAGGTAATTATCACTGAGGCTTCCAAGGGCAGGCAAGAAGTTGGAGGGAGTTGGAAACCGGCAAGTGAAGGCACTGAGGTTGAAAATATGGTGGCATCGCCATCTAAAGCACGGAAG ATGATGGGTTCACCATGCCGTATAACAGCTGAGCATAGAGGTGTTGCTCCGTCTGAGTTGCTGCTTCATAAGCTCGATGAAGTTAGTGAATCAGTAAAG AAACTCGAGTTTCTCTTAGAGAAGCCGCATGCCTCTCCGGGAAACAGCTAA
- the LOC116017136 gene encoding digalactosyldiacylglycerol synthase 2, chloroplastic, translating into MEKKQHIAIFTTASIPWLTGTAVNPLFRAVYLAKDGTRKVTLVVPWLSLNDQEHLFPNNITFNTPSEQEQYVLRWVEERTGFTSNFSVHFYPGKFSLEKRSILGSGDITIAIPDEEADIAVLEEPEHLTWYHHGKRWKTKFRLVVGIVHTNYPEYVKRERNGLEALLLKYVNTWVVNIYCHRVIRLSAATQELPRSVICNVHGVNPRFLDIGVKKKEEQQNGNQAFTKGAYYIGKMLWSKGYKELLKLLRNHQKELAGLEIDLYGSGEDSAQIQEAAKKLELTIKVHPGRDHADPIFHDYKVLLNPSTTDVVCTTTAEALAMGKIVVCANHPSNEFFMQFPNCRTYDDGNGFVKATREALSEQPAPLSDEQGHELSWEAATERFLKAAELENIPKRKLSKKSSKPTLSTSMSLKDNLEDASAFIHNVGTGFLNSPPNEEQCKELGLALPSKKKGPFSSKRI; encoded by the exons ATGGAAAAGAAACAACATATTGCAATATTTACTACTGCTAGCATTCCGTGGTTGACTGGAACTGCTGTCAACCCTCTGTTTCGCGCTGTCTATCTTGCCAAAGATGGGACGAGGAAGGTCACTTTGGTGGTCCCTTGGCTGTCTTTGAACGATCAAGAACACTTGTTCCCCAACAATATCACGTTTAATACACCTTCTGAGCAAGAACAATATGTCCTTCGATGGGTTGAAGAGAGGACTGGGTTCACATCAAATTTTAGCGTGCATTTTTATCCAGGAAAG TTCTCTCTAGAGAAAAGGAGCATTCTTGGTTCGGGGGACATTACAATTGCAATTCCAGACGAAGAGGCAGATATTGCTGTCCTTGAGGAGCCCGAGCATCTTACATGGTATCACCATGGAAAGAGATGGAAAACAAAATTTCGCCTGGTAGTAGGAATTGTTCACACCAATTACCCAGAATATGTTAAGAGAGAGCGGAATGGATTGGAAGCTTTGCTCCTGAAATACGTAAATACTTGGGTTGTCAACATATATTGCCACAGG GTTATCAGGTTGTCTGCTGCTACACAGGAGCTTCCGAGATCAGTTATCTGCAATGTCCATGGAGTGAACCCGAGGTTTCTTGACATTGGCGTGAAAAAGAAGGAGGAGCAGCAGAATGGTAATCAAGCCTTCACCAAAGGCGCCTACTACATTGGAAAGATGTTGTGGAGCAAAGGCTACAAGGAACTACTAAAACTTCTACGCAACCATCAAAAGGAACTCGCGGGACTTGAAATCGATTTATATGGCAGCGGTGAGGATTCTGCTCAAATTCAGGAAGCTGCCAAGAAGTTGGAATTAACAATTAAGGTTCATCCTGGACGGGATCATGCTGATCCTATTTTCCACGA CTATAAAGTGCTCCTAAATCCAAGCACAACAGACGTCGTATGTACAACCACAGCAGAAGCCTTAGCGATGGGCAAAATCGTGGTATGTGCCAATCATCCCTCGAACGAATTCTTTATGCAGTTCCCAAACTGCCGCACATACGATGATGGCAACGGTTTTGTTAAAGCTACTCGGGAGGCATTGTCCGAGCAACCTGCTCCCCTGAGCGACGAGCAAGGGCACGAGCTTTCGTGGGAGGCAGCAACCGAGAGGTTTCTGAAAGCAGCCGAGCTGGAGAACATTCCAAAGCGGAAACTGTCAAAGAAGAGCTCAAAGCCTACTCTCTCCACATCCATGAGCCTAAAAGACAATCTTGAAGATGCATCCGCATTCATACACAATGTGGGAACAGGGTTTCTGAATTCGCCACCAAACGAAGAGCAATGTAAAGAGCTCGGCCTCGCTTTACCTTCCAAGAAAAAGGGACCTTTTTCTAGTAAACGGATATGA